The following are encoded in a window of Solibacillus sp. FSL R7-0668 genomic DNA:
- a CDS encoding RNA polymerase sigma factor, whose translation MRRDVFDTHYDAIFKYILYLTNDRHLAHDLLQETFYRYYQKNYDTNERLYLLKIARNLVYDHYRRKKLISFFTLKKEPIATAKLPEEVTIQNADNEALYHALQQIKTNYREVVILRYIEQYSVKETAEILNTTEVKVKNDTARGLRALRELLGGVRDV comes from the coding sequence TTGCGACGAGACGTCTTTGATACGCACTATGATGCGATTTTTAAATACATACTTTACTTAACAAATGACCGTCATTTAGCACATGATTTACTGCAAGAAACCTTTTACCGCTATTATCAAAAAAATTATGATACAAATGAGCGTCTATACTTATTAAAAATTGCGCGTAATTTAGTGTACGATCATTATCGCAGGAAAAAATTAATCAGTTTTTTTACGTTGAAAAAGGAGCCAATAGCTACCGCAAAGCTACCAGAAGAAGTCACGATTCAAAATGCAGATAATGAAGCGCTCTATCATGCTTTGCAGCAAATTAAAACCAATTACCGTGAAGTGGTGATTTTACGCTATATCGAGCAATATTCGGTGAAAGAAACGGCGGAGATTTTAAATACAACGGAAGTCAAAGTAAAAAATGATACCGCGCGTGGCTTAAGGGCGTTACGCGAGTTATTGGGAGGGGTACGCGATGTTTGA
- a CDS encoding response regulator transcription factor codes for MARKILVVEEDKNLGSLLQLYLIKDGYEVRIERAGKLGLEALVQYGPDAIIVDWTLPDLEGIEICRQIRYQSDIPIMMISSRTDELDAVLALEMGATEYIRKPIGFRELLTRLRIHLKRYEKAQQQQERVSELVIGPFKVDLVMLKVYKGEVEIPLTKREFKLLLHLLEQPGDIKSREEIIEMLDFTKGDKRTVDVHIRRLREKIEEQPSSPKWIKTKSGIGYYFNEKAQEVSYNS; via the coding sequence ATGGCGAGAAAAATATTAGTTGTAGAAGAGGATAAAAATTTAGGGAGCTTATTGCAGCTATATTTAATCAAAGATGGTTATGAGGTGCGTATCGAGAGAGCTGGTAAACTTGGATTAGAGGCGCTTGTACAATATGGACCTGATGCAATCATAGTCGATTGGACATTACCTGATCTAGAGGGAATCGAGATCTGTCGACAAATTCGTTATCAATCTGATATCCCAATTATGATGATTAGTTCGAGAACAGATGAATTAGATGCGGTGCTCGCTCTTGAGATGGGGGCCACTGAATATATTCGTAAGCCAATTGGATTTCGCGAGCTCTTGACACGTTTAAGAATCCATTTAAAACGCTATGAAAAAGCACAACAGCAACAGGAACGTGTATCAGAGCTAGTGATTGGTCCGTTTAAAGTGGATTTAGTCATGCTCAAGGTGTATAAGGGAGAAGTAGAGATTCCATTAACAAAGCGTGAGTTTAAGCTGTTGCTGCACTTATTAGAACAACCGGGGGATATCAAGTCTCGTGAAGAAATTATAGAAATGCTTGATTTTACGAAAGGCGATAAGCGTACAGTCGATGTACATATTCGAAGACTGCGAGAGAAAATTGAAGAACAGCCAAGCTCACCAAAGTGGATAAAAACTAAAAGTGGCATCGGCTATTATTTTAATGAAAAAGCACAGGAAGTCTCTTACAATTCGTAG
- a CDS encoding sodium-dependent transporter codes for MEKSKGQWSSKLGFVLASAGAAIGLGAIWKMPYVAGQSGGGAFFLIFVVLTLVIGLPMLLSEYIIGRAAQKEAVTAYKILAPNTKAWAWIGKLGIIGCFLLLSFYSVVGGWIIVYSGVSVVGNVIDPAVDPGVFFGQVTGTPKIALMGLALFTLANVIVIALGVQNGIEKANKFMMPLLFIMFFILVVRAVTLDGAMEGIKFFLYPDFSNITGESILYALGQSFFALAVGFSCLVTYSSYLKKDVSLPNSAGSVVGLSIFVSFLAGLAIFPVVFAFDMEVTSGPPLLFMVLPAAFSQMPFGELFLAMFLVLFLFATLTSSFSLYEIIVAAVVEKWNISRAKITVVIGLLVFIAAIPSTLTYSTLGDVSIFGRNIFDFTDFVVSNVILPIGNLLIAIFIIHIMDKQVVKKELLQGSKMGEGFYKVYRFLMTFIVPTVIVIVLVYLVLQYK; via the coding sequence ATGGAGAAGAGTAAAGGACAGTGGTCAAGTAAGTTAGGGTTTGTATTAGCGTCTGCCGGTGCAGCGATTGGGCTTGGGGCGATTTGGAAAATGCCTTATGTAGCCGGTCAAAGCGGTGGCGGGGCATTCTTTTTAATTTTTGTCGTATTAACATTAGTAATTGGTTTACCAATGCTCTTATCAGAGTATATTATCGGACGTGCCGCGCAAAAGGAAGCGGTAACGGCTTATAAAATACTAGCCCCCAATACGAAAGCATGGGCTTGGATTGGTAAGCTCGGCATCATCGGTTGCTTTTTACTGCTTTCGTTTTACAGTGTCGTAGGTGGCTGGATTATTGTGTATAGTGGCGTATCGGTTGTCGGTAATGTCATTGATCCAGCTGTAGATCCCGGGGTATTTTTCGGGCAAGTGACGGGTACACCGAAGATTGCATTAATGGGACTGGCGTTATTTACGCTTGCCAATGTGATTGTCATTGCGTTAGGTGTTCAAAATGGAATCGAAAAAGCGAATAAATTTATGATGCCGCTATTATTCATTATGTTCTTTATTTTAGTAGTGCGCGCGGTTACGTTAGATGGGGCGATGGAAGGGATTAAGTTCTTCCTATATCCTGATTTTTCGAACATTACAGGGGAATCGATTTTGTATGCGTTAGGGCAATCGTTCTTCGCATTAGCAGTCGGGTTTTCATGTCTTGTTACATATAGCTCGTACTTGAAGAAGGATGTTAGCTTGCCGAATTCAGCAGGCTCTGTCGTTGGCTTAAGTATTTTTGTGTCGTTTTTAGCAGGCTTAGCCATTTTCCCGGTCGTGTTTGCCTTTGATATGGAAGTGACAAGTGGGCCACCATTACTCTTTATGGTGCTGCCGGCTGCGTTTTCACAAATGCCATTTGGTGAACTATTTTTAGCGATGTTCCTTGTTTTATTTTTATTTGCCACGTTAACCTCTTCATTTAGCTTGTACGAGATTATCGTAGCGGCAGTTGTTGAAAAGTGGAACATTTCGCGTGCCAAAATTACAGTGGTCATCGGGCTGCTTGTATTTATCGCGGCAATTCCTTCTACGTTGACGTATAGTACGTTAGGGGATGTATCGATTTTTGGGCGTAATATTTTTGACTTTACAGACTTTGTAGTGTCGAATGTGATTTTGCCTATTGGCAACTTACTCATTGCGATTTTCATTATTCATATTATGGATAAGCAAGTCGTAAAGAAGGAGCTATTACAAGGCAGTAAAATGGGTGAGGGCTTCTATAAGGTTTATCGTTTCTTAATGACATTTATTGTACCAACAGTAATTGTCATTGTGCTAGTTTATTTAGTTTTGCAATACAAATAA
- a CDS encoding cAMP-binding protein, producing MILKNSNRLFVVIGLIILIIAGRYVIMSQEVVEIPTVQVVTQTEVIPSVAGSYCWHSAGEGKCVDTAAPHEMIESKQLPYVTVAPNETIEFQYSQKPTSISVQQWIEDFNYEEISTSARFTAPSEKGTYIISSIARFSNGDRTDSIAIEVK from the coding sequence ATGATTTTAAAAAATAGCAATCGTTTATTTGTCGTAATCGGGCTCATCATTTTAATCATTGCTGGCCGTTACGTCATTATGAGCCAAGAAGTAGTGGAAATACCCACTGTACAGGTCGTAACGCAAACTGAGGTCATTCCGTCCGTTGCGGGGAGCTATTGTTGGCATTCGGCTGGTGAAGGAAAATGTGTAGATACAGCAGCGCCACACGAAATGATTGAAAGTAAGCAACTTCCATACGTAACTGTTGCACCAAACGAAACAATCGAATTTCAATATAGCCAAAAACCAACGAGTATTTCGGTACAACAATGGATAGAAGATTTTAACTATGAAGAAATTTCTACAAGCGCTCGCTTTACCGCCCCAAGCGAAAAGGGAACATACATCATTTCAAGCATAGCACGCTTTAGTAATGGAGACCGCACAGATTCGATTGCCATTGAAGTAAAATAA
- a CDS encoding sensor domain-containing diguanylate cyclase translates to MKILDYLFIITLCIFALLLPMQTHAATKGIDYESINTDWQFYDQQLLTEAGGRLADTIVDLPVEFEEITGEVSTYGTFVKEITISKQDVGKNLALEIPYIYGAMKIYANGQLLTEVGTVGTSANEHDTDLKPLLLPVTFNEHQITLAVQLSSFQHIRGGFSEGFKLGEWDELSKAYYLERMVVSFVTGVVLVVGVLSFVIGLLAKGQQLLLTFGFFCTGVAIRSVFSVPFIYHDLPFDISYIWATKMEYMTTNLVFLLYVWFIYLLFKELVSKVIIYGSVSILATLAIISLVTEPVFFQTLFFRTSFLMLAFVVYSVGIIILALKHNLELAKPLFLGVIFVFIGLIIDLLSGMGYMTAPPMSLYTIAGNVLLILFFIGYRHAKQLILVKKLNEELLEMNKTLEDKVQQRTQQLTESNKRLSELALIDGLTGIHNRHTFNELLNQYFYKAKKTYSQLGLLLIDVDEFKKYNDYYGHVLGDELLKNIVQLIQTNLPQNVKFARYGGEEFAIILPNYSKESLWQIAEEIRLLVKEAQFKHLGRKEGIVTISIGGVELTAEDNVENELIFIEIADQRLYISKHNGRDCVTFDSSSTSLKA, encoded by the coding sequence GTGAAAATACTAGATTATCTATTTATCATCACGCTATGTATTTTTGCGCTGTTACTACCTATGCAAACACATGCTGCTACTAAGGGGATTGATTATGAGTCAATCAATACGGATTGGCAGTTTTATGACCAACAATTATTAACAGAGGCTGGTGGTAGGCTGGCAGATACAATAGTTGATTTACCAGTGGAATTTGAGGAAATCACTGGGGAGGTTTCGACGTACGGAACCTTTGTGAAAGAAATTACAATTTCTAAACAAGATGTAGGTAAAAATCTTGCACTTGAAATTCCATACATATACGGGGCAATGAAAATATATGCGAATGGGCAATTGCTAACTGAGGTTGGAACAGTAGGGACGTCTGCGAACGAACATGACACCGATTTAAAGCCACTTTTACTGCCAGTGACATTTAACGAACATCAAATCACGTTAGCTGTACAGCTATCAAGCTTCCAACATATTCGAGGTGGTTTTTCAGAAGGCTTTAAGTTAGGCGAGTGGGATGAATTAAGCAAGGCTTATTATCTTGAACGGATGGTTGTTTCATTTGTAACAGGCGTTGTATTAGTTGTTGGGGTATTATCGTTTGTCATTGGTTTATTGGCGAAAGGGCAACAACTATTGTTGACATTTGGTTTTTTTTGTACGGGCGTAGCCATTCGCTCGGTATTTAGCGTGCCATTTATTTATCATGATTTACCGTTTGATATTTCGTACATATGGGCAACGAAAATGGAGTATATGACAACGAATTTAGTGTTTTTACTCTATGTTTGGTTTATTTACTTGCTGTTTAAAGAGCTTGTATCAAAAGTTATTATTTATGGTAGTGTATCGATTTTAGCAACATTAGCGATTATTTCTCTTGTAACGGAGCCGGTATTTTTTCAAACATTATTTTTCCGTACTTCGTTTCTAATGTTGGCATTTGTCGTTTATAGTGTGGGTATTATTATCCTTGCATTGAAACACAATTTAGAGCTGGCGAAACCGTTATTTTTAGGTGTTATATTTGTTTTTATAGGCTTAATTATTGATTTATTAAGTGGGATGGGCTATATGACAGCACCACCGATGTCACTGTATACGATTGCGGGAAATGTCTTATTAATTTTATTTTTTATTGGTTATCGTCATGCAAAGCAGTTGATTTTAGTGAAAAAGCTAAATGAAGAATTGCTTGAAATGAATAAAACGCTTGAAGATAAAGTACAGCAACGAACACAGCAACTAACTGAATCGAATAAACGTCTTTCTGAATTAGCATTAATCGATGGGTTAACAGGCATTCATAATCGCCATACGTTTAACGAGCTACTGAATCAATATTTCTACAAGGCAAAGAAGACGTATAGCCAGCTTGGTTTATTATTGATTGATGTGGATGAATTTAAAAAATATAATGACTATTATGGTCATGTCCTTGGGGATGAGCTATTGAAAAACATTGTGCAGCTCATTCAAACGAATTTACCACAGAATGTGAAATTTGCCCGCTATGGTGGTGAGGAATTTGCTATTATTTTGCCCAATTATTCAAAGGAATCTTTGTGGCAAATTGCTGAGGAGATTCGTTTGCTCGTAAAAGAGGCGCAATTCAAACATTTAGGACGTAAGGAAGGAATTGTGACGATAAGTATTGGAGGCGTGGAATTAACAGCAGAGGACAACGTAGAGAATGAACTGATTTTCATTGAGATAGCCGATCAGCGCTTATATATTTCCAAACATAATGGGCGAGACTGTGTCACATTTGATAGTAGTTCCACAAGCTTAAAAGCATAG